The Panicum virgatum strain AP13 chromosome 5K, P.virgatum_v5, whole genome shotgun sequence genome has a window encoding:
- the LOC120707259 gene encoding FCS-Like Zinc finger 8-like isoform X1 has protein sequence MPDNQVINTQKLQCQEARGDQMATDSSAPQASSDSIVQKMGFFRVPDILIKLSTSLSELDVVRSPTSPLDLKFFAGLGNKSPRSSSLEACQNQKILLGDRVGLGLVDSLADENPTPLGGRKVLLGSEMRITDNLSRKNSSTAPVQTGEVEQKDDNMSDGLKGSIMSLDDIVNSEDYTCVVSRGPNPKTTHIFGDHVFLLQVEHQMPGESKDEENMSPLVKEGAMSFCSFCSEKLKEGRDIYMYQGDKAFCSTECRENFMEDEMEEGEPMIYHPAPPSISPLDNGPIFQLIR, from the exons ATGCCAGATAACCAAGTTATTAACACCCAAAAACTGCAGTGCCAAGAAGCTAGAGGCGACCAAATGGCAACTGACTCCTCGGCTCCACAAGCTTCCTCTGACTCGATTGTGCAAAAGATGGGGTTCTTCAGAGTCCCTGACATTCTTATCAAACTGAGCACCAGTTTGAGCGAATTGGATGTGGTCCGCAGTCCAACATCGCCCCTAGACCTCAAGTTCTTCGCAGGCCTTGGTAACAAGTCACCCAGATCATCTTCCCTTGAGGCCTGCCAGAACCAGAAGATCTTGCTTGGTGACAGGGTTGGTCTTGGACTTGTGGATTCCCTTGCTGATGAGAATCCCACCCCTCTGGGCGGTAGGAAGGTCCTTCTTGGATCTGAGATGAGGATTACTGATAACCTATCCCGCAAGAACAGCTCCACTGCTCCTGTTCAAACTGGGGAGGTTGAACAGAAGGATGATAATATGTCTGACGGACTCAAGGGTAGTATCATGTCCCTTGATGACATTGTCAATTCAGAGGATTACACATGTGTTGTTTCCCGTGGCCCAAACCCTAAAACTACCCACATTTTTGGAGATCATGTTTTTTTGCTTCAAGTTGAGCACCAGATGCCTGGTGAAAGTAAGGATGAGGAGAACATGTCTCCTCTTGTGAAAGAGGGTGCCATGAGCTTCTGTAGTTTTTGCAGTGAGAAGCTGAAAGAAGGGAGAGATATCTACATGTATCA GGGTGACAAAGCCTTTTGCAGCACAGAGTGCAGGGAGAATTTCATGGAAGATGAGATGGAAGAAGGTGAACCCATGATATATCATCCTGCACCTCCAAGCATCTCACCTTTGGACAATGGTCCAATTTTCCAACTGATCCGTTGA
- the LOC120707259 gene encoding FCS-Like Zinc finger 11-like isoform X2 — protein sequence MATDSSAPQASSDSIVQKMGFFRVPDILIKLSTSLSELDVVRSPTSPLDLKFFAGLGNKSPRSSSLEACQNQKILLGDRVGLGLVDSLADENPTPLGGRKVLLGSEMRITDNLSRKNSSTAPVQTGEVEQKDDNMSDGLKGSIMSLDDIVNSEDYTCVVSRGPNPKTTHIFGDHVFLLQVEHQMPGESKDEENMSPLVKEGAMSFCSFCSEKLKEGRDIYMYQGDKAFCSTECRENFMEDEMEEGEPMIYHPAPPSISPLDNGPIFQLIR from the exons ATGGCAACTGACTCCTCGGCTCCACAAGCTTCCTCTGACTCGATTGTGCAAAAGATGGGGTTCTTCAGAGTCCCTGACATTCTTATCAAACTGAGCACCAGTTTGAGCGAATTGGATGTGGTCCGCAGTCCAACATCGCCCCTAGACCTCAAGTTCTTCGCAGGCCTTGGTAACAAGTCACCCAGATCATCTTCCCTTGAGGCCTGCCAGAACCAGAAGATCTTGCTTGGTGACAGGGTTGGTCTTGGACTTGTGGATTCCCTTGCTGATGAGAATCCCACCCCTCTGGGCGGTAGGAAGGTCCTTCTTGGATCTGAGATGAGGATTACTGATAACCTATCCCGCAAGAACAGCTCCACTGCTCCTGTTCAAACTGGGGAGGTTGAACAGAAGGATGATAATATGTCTGACGGACTCAAGGGTAGTATCATGTCCCTTGATGACATTGTCAATTCAGAGGATTACACATGTGTTGTTTCCCGTGGCCCAAACCCTAAAACTACCCACATTTTTGGAGATCATGTTTTTTTGCTTCAAGTTGAGCACCAGATGCCTGGTGAAAGTAAGGATGAGGAGAACATGTCTCCTCTTGTGAAAGAGGGTGCCATGAGCTTCTGTAGTTTTTGCAGTGAGAAGCTGAAAGAAGGGAGAGATATCTACATGTATCA GGGTGACAAAGCCTTTTGCAGCACAGAGTGCAGGGAGAATTTCATGGAAGATGAGATGGAAGAAGGTGAACCCATGATATATCATCCTGCACCTCCAAGCATCTCACCTTTGGACAATGGTCCAATTTTCCAACTGATCCGTTGA